The following proteins come from a genomic window of Hypanus sabinus isolate sHypSab1 chromosome 9, sHypSab1.hap1, whole genome shotgun sequence:
- the LOC132399681 gene encoding tubulin beta chain-like isoform X2 codes for MREILHIQAGQCGNQIGAKFWEVISDEHGIDPSGSACGGSDIHLERINVYYNEAAGDKYVPRAILVDLEPGTMDSVRSGPYGQIFRPDNFVFGQSGAGNNWAKGHYTEGAELVDAVLDAVRKESESCDCLQGFQLTHSLGGGTGSGMGTLLISKIREEYPDRIMNTFSVMPSPKVSDTVVEPYNATLSVHQLVENTDETYCIDNEALYDICFRTMKLTTPTYGDLNHLVSATMSGVTTCLRFPGQLNADLRKLAVNMVPFPRLHFFMPGFAPLTSRGSQNYRALTVPELTQQMFDAKNMMAACDPRHGRYLTVAAIFRGRMSMKEVDEQMLNVQNKNSSYFVEWIPNNVKTAVCDIPPRNLKMSSTFIGNSTAIQELFKRISDQFTAMFRRKAFLHWYTGEGMDEMEFTEAESNMNDLVSEYQQYQDATADEQEEFEEEEGENDEA; via the exons ATGAGGGAAATTCTGCACATCCAGGCTGGACAATGCGGGAACCAGATCGGAGCCAAG TtttgggaggtgatcagtgatgAACATGGAATTGATCCTTCTGGAAGCGCTTGTGGAGGGAGTGACATACACCTGGAAAGGATCAATGTATACTACAATGAAGCAGCTG GTGACAAATATGTTCCCCGTGCGATTCTGGTGGACTTGGAACCTGGTACCATGGATTCCGTCAGATCTGGTCCATATGGACAGATATTTAGACCAGATAACTTTGTATTTG GTCAAAGTGGAGCTGGAAATAACTGGGCCAAGGGTCACTACACAGAAGGAGCGGAACTGGTAGACGCAGTACTTGATGCTGTAAGGAAGGAGTCGGAGAGTTGTGACTGTTTACAGGGATtccaactcactcactctctgGGTGGTGGTACTGGCTCAGGAATGGGCACCCTCCTCATCAGCAAGATCCGTGAGGAATACCCTGACCGTATCATGAATACCTTCAGTGTCATGCCCTCTCCTAAAGTTTCAGACACAGTAGTGGAGCCATACAATGCTACCCTCTCTGTGCACCAGCTGGTAGAGAATACAGACGAGACCTACTGCATTGACAATGAAGCCCTTTATGATATCTGCTTTCGCACCATGAAGTTGACCACTCCCACTTATGGAGATCTCAATCACTTGGTTTCCGCCACCATGAGCGGAGTCACCACCTGCCTTCGCTTCCCTGGACAACTCAATGCTGACCTTCGCAAGCTTGCAGTTAATATGGTGCCCTTCCCTCGGTTACATTTCTTTATGCCAGGCTTCGCCCCACTTACCAGCCGTGGTAGCCAGAATTATAGAGCACTGACGGTGCCAGAGCTTACTCAGCAAATGTTTGATGCTAAAAACATGATGGCAGCGTGCGACCCGAGGCACGGACGTTACTTGACTGTTGCTGCCATCTTCCGAGGCCGAATGTCCATGAAGGAAGTGGATGAGCAGATGCTCAATGTCCAGAACAAGAACAGCAGCTACTTCGTGGAGTGGATTCCCAACAACGTTAAAACAGCTGTCTGCGACATCCCACCAAGGAACCTCAAGATGTCCTCCACCTTCATTGGCAATAGCACCGCTATCCAGGAGTTGTTCAAACGCATTTCGGATCAGTTCACTGCCATGTTCCGCAGGAAGGCCTTCTTGCACTGGTACACAGGCGAGGGCATGGATGAGATGGAGTTCACCGAGGCCGAAAGCAACATGAATGACCTGGTATCTGAGTACCAACAGTACCAGGATGCCACTGCAGATGAGCAGGAAGAGTTTGAAGAAGAAGAAGGTGAAAATGATGAAGCATAA
- the LOC132399681 gene encoding tubulin beta chain-like isoform X1: MDGLEPSYEMLPTPLHKTPVLQKHQTEATKSSSVGEEGSFPRRHIDGLHLDLKDWPRTEDSGKLLSVAYAPAGGEKNLRRINCALYSSGLWHLPQRGKTTTMREILHIQAGQCGNQIGAKFWEVISDEHGIDPSGSACGGSDIHLERINVYYNEAAGDKYVPRAILVDLEPGTMDSVRSGPYGQIFRPDNFVFGQSGAGNNWAKGHYTEGAELVDAVLDAVRKESESCDCLQGFQLTHSLGGGTGSGMGTLLISKIREEYPDRIMNTFSVMPSPKVSDTVVEPYNATLSVHQLVENTDETYCIDNEALYDICFRTMKLTTPTYGDLNHLVSATMSGVTTCLRFPGQLNADLRKLAVNMVPFPRLHFFMPGFAPLTSRGSQNYRALTVPELTQQMFDAKNMMAACDPRHGRYLTVAAIFRGRMSMKEVDEQMLNVQNKNSSYFVEWIPNNVKTAVCDIPPRNLKMSSTFIGNSTAIQELFKRISDQFTAMFRRKAFLHWYTGEGMDEMEFTEAESNMNDLVSEYQQYQDATADEQEEFEEEEGENDEA; the protein is encoded by the exons ATGGATGGTCTGGAGCCCAGCTATGAAATGCTACCAACCCCATTGCATAAAACCCCAGTACTACAGAAACACCAGACAGAAGCTACAAAATCCTCATcagtgggagaggaaggatcttttcCTAGGAGACATatagatgggctacacctggacttgaaagactggcccaggactgaggactctggcaagctgctgtcAGTGGCCTATGCCCCAGCTGGGGGTGAGAAGAATTTAAGAAGAATTAACTGTGCACTATATTCATCAGGACTATGG CATCTCCCACAAAGAGGAAAAACGACAACAATGAGGGAAATTCTGCACATCCAGGCTGGACAATGCGGGAACCAGATCGGAGCCAAG TtttgggaggtgatcagtgatgAACATGGAATTGATCCTTCTGGAAGCGCTTGTGGAGGGAGTGACATACACCTGGAAAGGATCAATGTATACTACAATGAAGCAGCTG GTGACAAATATGTTCCCCGTGCGATTCTGGTGGACTTGGAACCTGGTACCATGGATTCCGTCAGATCTGGTCCATATGGACAGATATTTAGACCAGATAACTTTGTATTTG GTCAAAGTGGAGCTGGAAATAACTGGGCCAAGGGTCACTACACAGAAGGAGCGGAACTGGTAGACGCAGTACTTGATGCTGTAAGGAAGGAGTCGGAGAGTTGTGACTGTTTACAGGGATtccaactcactcactctctgGGTGGTGGTACTGGCTCAGGAATGGGCACCCTCCTCATCAGCAAGATCCGTGAGGAATACCCTGACCGTATCATGAATACCTTCAGTGTCATGCCCTCTCCTAAAGTTTCAGACACAGTAGTGGAGCCATACAATGCTACCCTCTCTGTGCACCAGCTGGTAGAGAATACAGACGAGACCTACTGCATTGACAATGAAGCCCTTTATGATATCTGCTTTCGCACCATGAAGTTGACCACTCCCACTTATGGAGATCTCAATCACTTGGTTTCCGCCACCATGAGCGGAGTCACCACCTGCCTTCGCTTCCCTGGACAACTCAATGCTGACCTTCGCAAGCTTGCAGTTAATATGGTGCCCTTCCCTCGGTTACATTTCTTTATGCCAGGCTTCGCCCCACTTACCAGCCGTGGTAGCCAGAATTATAGAGCACTGACGGTGCCAGAGCTTACTCAGCAAATGTTTGATGCTAAAAACATGATGGCAGCGTGCGACCCGAGGCACGGACGTTACTTGACTGTTGCTGCCATCTTCCGAGGCCGAATGTCCATGAAGGAAGTGGATGAGCAGATGCTCAATGTCCAGAACAAGAACAGCAGCTACTTCGTGGAGTGGATTCCCAACAACGTTAAAACAGCTGTCTGCGACATCCCACCAAGGAACCTCAAGATGTCCTCCACCTTCATTGGCAATAGCACCGCTATCCAGGAGTTGTTCAAACGCATTTCGGATCAGTTCACTGCCATGTTCCGCAGGAAGGCCTTCTTGCACTGGTACACAGGCGAGGGCATGGATGAGATGGAGTTCACCGAGGCCGAAAGCAACATGAATGACCTGGTATCTGAGTACCAACAGTACCAGGATGCCACTGCAGATGAGCAGGAAGAGTTTGAAGAAGAAGAAGGTGAAAATGATGAAGCATAA